In the genome of Nonlabens sp. MB-3u-79, one region contains:
- a CDS encoding alpha/beta hydrolase — protein MRNIITVLFLLITSCIAAQSKQQFTNLGDFTTEDGYIIKDCKVGYRTLGKLNAEKTNAVLWPTHFTGTSEGAIGWPNIIMDTTGLYVIVVDALTNGISSSPSNTPDFPDITIRDMVNSQYKLVTDHLNINHLYAVVGISMGGMQAFEWLVAYPDFMDKAIPIIGSPKQSSYDLLVWQTMADIITTAQKNKQDLDVALKLAENIEFINLYTPTYVVNKYPADSVDAYIGEGFTMKPLNVLGGLNAMISLDIYKSASSDIENISDVIKADLLVIVSKQDHLVNPISSTILAEKLGAKLVTLTGDCGHSAVFCEAEKVKKAVTEFLKKTDHNNG, from the coding sequence ATGAGAAATATTATTACTGTCCTATTTTTATTAATTACAAGTTGCATAGCAGCTCAATCTAAACAGCAGTTTACTAACCTAGGTGACTTCACGACCGAGGATGGATATATCATTAAGGACTGCAAAGTTGGGTATAGAACTCTAGGAAAACTCAATGCTGAGAAGACCAATGCGGTATTATGGCCTACCCATTTTACAGGTACCAGCGAAGGTGCGATTGGATGGCCAAACATCATAATGGATACAACAGGATTATATGTGATTGTTGTGGATGCGCTTACCAATGGCATATCCTCATCTCCATCTAATACACCTGATTTTCCCGATATAACCATTCGGGATATGGTCAACTCCCAGTATAAATTAGTAACTGATCACTTGAATATTAACCATTTGTATGCTGTTGTAGGAATATCCATGGGAGGCATGCAAGCGTTTGAATGGTTAGTTGCCTATCCTGATTTTATGGATAAGGCTATTCCTATAATTGGTAGTCCTAAACAGTCGTCATACGATCTTTTAGTTTGGCAAACTATGGCTGACATTATTACAACTGCACAAAAGAACAAACAAGATTTGGACGTTGCTTTAAAACTGGCTGAAAACATCGAATTTATCAATCTATACACGCCCACTTATGTTGTTAATAAATACCCAGCTGACAGTGTAGATGCTTACATAGGTGAAGGATTTACAATGAAACCCTTAAATGTTCTAGGTGGGTTGAACGCAATGATTTCACTTGACATCTATAAAAGTGCAAGTAGTGATATTGAAAATATTTCGGATGTAATTAAAGCTGATTTACTGGTTATTGTTTCGAAACAAGACCATCTAGTAAATCCGATTTCATCTACCATCTTAGCTGAAAAGTTAGGCGCTAAATTAGTGACTTTGACAGGTGACTGTGGTCATTCAGCAGTTTTTTGTGAAGCTGAAAAAGTAAAGAAAGCTGTTACAGAATTCTTAAAAAAAACTGATCACAACAATGGCTAG
- a CDS encoding FISUMP domain-containing protein, protein MKKIIFLTLLISILISCNKDDDQIIVDPELTVTDADGNVYQTITVGGQIWMLENLKTTKYNDGTPITQYNINIHGNNWGALGSMFNSEGFYQWADTWDLNNQFDEDLPFDYYGAMYNHFAIESGKIAPVGWRMPTSQDFIELENYLTNNGQSGTEGEALKTEAGWLDPAGNGTDAIGFKGLPNGYINALGGPTLGGGICTWATSDVSVQNGTRTVINLFDTTTIIYENNAIQIGAGIRCIKE, encoded by the coding sequence ATGAAAAAAATAATCTTTTTGACTTTATTAATCTCAATTTTAATTAGTTGTAACAAGGATGATGACCAAATTATAGTTGATCCAGAATTAACTGTAACAGATGCAGATGGTAATGTATATCAAACCATTACAGTTGGGGGTCAAATTTGGATGCTGGAAAATCTAAAAACAACAAAATACAATGATGGCACACCTATAACACAATACAACATCAATATTCATGGCAATAATTGGGGTGCACTTGGCAGTATGTTTAATAGTGAGGGATTTTATCAATGGGCAGATACGTGGGATTTAAACAACCAATTTGATGAAGATTTGCCATTTGACTATTATGGGGCAATGTATAATCATTTTGCTATTGAATCTGGCAAAATAGCACCAGTAGGTTGGAGAATGCCAACAAGTCAAGATTTCATAGAATTGGAAAATTATCTTACTAATAACGGTCAATCAGGTACAGAAGGAGAAGCCCTTAAAACTGAGGCAGGATGGCTTGATCCTGCTGGAAATGGAACTGACGCAATTGGATTTAAAGGGTTGCCAAATGGTTACATCAATGCTCTTGGTGGACCAACATTAGGCGGTGGAATATGTACTTGGGCAACTAGTGATGTGAGTGTACAAAATGGCACAAGAACTGTGATTAATTTATTTGATACAACGACAATAATTTATGAGAATAATGCAATTCAAATTGGAGCAGGTATAAGATGTATAAAAGAATAA
- a CDS encoding helix-turn-helix domain-containing protein: protein MSEQVIHSKSINDLLSGMGLEKPTHPLITIIDTKRLSYGEDTVGMRFSSDLYCIALKDSSCGIDYGRNHYDFDEGVLMFTAPEQIITVNKPQKLNQVKGWMLYFHPDLIRKTALGEKMDSYNFFNYEVYEALHLSQQEQNTLTQIVELIKSEIKERIDNHSQQVLVSNIELLLNYSVRFYERQFNTRSASNLDIVSKVEVLLKDYYKNNELIDKGPPTIHYLADKCNLSPSYLSDLLAKETGRSAKDHINDFLVEKAKNLLLSSTDSISGIAYTLGFNYPHYFGRLFKQKTGKTPQEYRQLN, encoded by the coding sequence ATGAGCGAGCAGGTAATTCATTCTAAATCAATCAATGATCTTCTATCAGGAATGGGATTGGAAAAGCCAACTCACCCGTTAATCACAATCATTGACACAAAAAGACTGTCCTACGGTGAAGATACGGTTGGAATGCGCTTCTCTTCAGATCTGTATTGCATTGCCTTAAAAGACTCAAGTTGTGGTATTGATTATGGACGAAACCACTATGATTTTGATGAGGGCGTATTGATGTTTACAGCTCCTGAACAAATAATAACCGTTAACAAGCCACAGAAACTAAATCAAGTAAAAGGTTGGATGCTCTATTTTCATCCTGATTTGATTAGAAAAACGGCTCTTGGTGAAAAAATGGATTCCTATAACTTTTTCAATTATGAAGTTTATGAAGCCCTGCACCTTTCTCAACAAGAGCAAAATACACTTACCCAAATTGTAGAACTCATTAAGAGTGAAATAAAAGAACGAATTGACAATCACAGTCAACAAGTTTTAGTTTCCAATATTGAATTGTTACTGAACTATAGTGTTCGTTTCTATGAGAGACAATTCAACACACGTTCTGCCAGTAATCTTGATATTGTATCCAAGGTTGAAGTCCTGCTAAAAGATTATTACAAGAACAATGAGTTAATTGATAAAGGCCCACCTACCATTCATTATCTAGCTGATAAATGTAATCTCTCCCCTAGTTATTTAAGTGATTTACTCGCCAAAGAAACAGGACGTTCTGCTAAAGACCACATTAATGACTTTTTAGTCGAAAAAGCTAAAAACCTGTTACTAAGCTCGACAGATTCAATTAGTGGCATTGCCTACACGCTTGGTTTCAATTACCCTCATTATTTCGGGAGGCTGTTCAAACAAAAAACGGGTAAAACACCACAAGAATACAGGCAGTTAAACTAA